Proteins encoded by one window of Passer domesticus isolate bPasDom1 chromosome 10, bPasDom1.hap1, whole genome shotgun sequence:
- the TRPM8 gene encoding transient receptor potential cation channel subfamily M member 8 isoform X8: MNGSKYFSDLWNVMDTLAIFYFIAGIVFRCHSDESSWYSGRVIFCLDYIVFTLRLIHIFTVSRNLGPKIIMLQRMMIDVFFFLFLFAVWMVAFGVARQGILRKNEHRWEWIFRSVIYEPYLAMFGQYPDDIDGTTYNFDHCTFSGNESKPLCVELDANNQPRFPEWITIPLVCIYMLSTNILLVNLLVAMFGYTVGSVQENNDQVWKFQRFFLVQEYCSRLTIPFPFVIFAYIFMVLRKCFKCCCNKESKEPSICCSRNEDNEILAWEAVMKENYLVKINTKANDSSEEMVHRFRQLDAKLSDLKSLLKEISSKIK, translated from the exons ATGAACGGCAGCAAGTATTTCTCAGACCTGTGGAATGTTATGGATACCCTTGCAATCTTCTACTTCATAGCAGGGATTGTGTTCAG GTGTCACTCTGATGAAAGCTCTTGGTATTCCGGGAGGGTAattttctgtttggactacataGTTTTCACCCTGAGGCTCATCCATATTTTCACAGTTAGCAGGAATCTAGGACCCAAAATTATTATGCTGCAGAGGATG ATGATAGAtgtcttcttcttcctcttcctctttgctGTGTGGATGGTGGCCTTTGGTGTGGCCAGGCAAGGCATCCTGAGGAAGAACGAGCACCGCTGGGAGTGGATCTTCCGCTCGGTCATCTACGAGCCCTACCTGGCCATGTTTGGCCAGTACCCTGATGATATTGATG gTACCACCTACAACTTCGACCACTGCACCTTTTCTGGGAACGAGTCCAAGCCCTTGTGCGTGGAGCTGGATGCCAACAACCAGCCCCGCTTCCCGGAGTGGATCACCATTCCCCTGGTGTGCATTTACATGCTCTCCACCAACATCCTGCTGGTCAACCTGCTCGTGGCCATGTTCGG CTACACTGTTGGGTCAGTGCAGGAGAACAATGACCAGGTGTGGAAGTTCCAGCGTTTTTTCCTGGTGCAGGAATACTGCAGTCGCCTGACCATCCCCTTCCCCTTTGTCATCTTTGCCTACATATTCATGGTGCTGAGGAAATGCTTCAAGTGCTGCTGCAACAAGGAAAGCAAAGAGCCATCCATTTGTT GCTCAAGAAATGAGGACAATGAAATCCTGGCATGGGAAGCTGTCATGAAGGAAAATTACCTCGTCAAAATCAACACAAAAGCAAATGATTCATCAGAAGA GATGGTGCATCGATTTAGACAACTGGATGCAAAG